In Carya illinoinensis cultivar Pawnee chromosome 10, C.illinoinensisPawnee_v1, whole genome shotgun sequence, one DNA window encodes the following:
- the LOC122280145 gene encoding protein DETOXIFICATION 21-like, whose product MEGDINQELLSKPAEAEVTVADHEVSLKNKVWSETKKLWVVAGPAIVTRFTTFGINVISQAFIGHIGAAELAAYSFVYTVLLRFSSGVLLGMASALETLCGQAYGAKQYNMLGVYLQRSWIVLFLTSIFLLPLLIFTTPILKILGQEENIADIGGDIGHWFIAVLYSLIPSFTCQMFLQAQSKNVIITYLAAFSIAIHLLLSWLLTVKYKFGIPGAMFSTVLAYWIPNIGQLAFVMCGGCRQTWKGFSSLAFKELWPVIKLSVSSGVMLCLEICYNTGLLILAGFMKNAEVSIDALSICLNINGLEMMISLGFLAAASVRVSNELGRGDSKAAKFSIMNTVLTSFVIGFALFLVFLFVRGRIAYIFTDSQEVVEAVASLSPLLAVSILLNSIQPVLSGVAVGAGWQSTVAYVNIACYYLVGIPVGAVLGYLFNMGIKGVWVGMLFGTFVQTLVLVVITYRTDWDQQVILAHKRVKRWGAEDGKEGKPAASDV is encoded by the exons ATGGAAGGAGACATCAACCAGGAACTTCTTAGCAAACCAGCAGAAGCAGAAGTAACTGTTGCAGATCATGAAGTGTCGTTAAAGAACAAGGTTTGGAGCGAGACAAAGAAGTTGTGGGTTGTGGCGGGGCCTGCTATAGTGACCAGATTCACCACGTTTGGGATCAATGTTATCAGTCAAGCCTTTATTGGTCACATTGGTGCTGCAGAACTAGCTGCCTACTCTTTCGTATATACCGTGCTTTTGAGGTTTTCAAGCGGCGTCCTG TTGGGCATGGCAAGTGCACTGGAAACTCTCTGTGGGCAAGCATACGGGGCGAAACAGTATAACATGCTTGGAGTATATCTTCAAAGATCGTGGATAGTCTTGTTCTTGACTTCAATCTTTCTCCTTCCTCTACTAATCTTCACAACCCCAATTCTTAAGATTTTAGGCCAAGAAGAGAATATAGCAGATATTGGAGGGGACATTGGTCACTGGTTCATTGCCGTGCTATATTCCTTGATTCCAAGTTTTACATGTCAAATGTTCCTACAAGCACAGAGCAAAAACGTGATCATAACTTACTTGGCAGCATTTTCAATTGCAATCCACCTCCTCCTCTCATGGCTTTTAACTGTGAAGTATAAGTTTGGGATTCCTGGTGCAATGTTCTCCACTGTGTTGGCATATTGGATTCCAAATATTGGTCAGCTTGCATTTGTTATGTGTGGAGGATGTCGGCAAACATGGAAAGGTTTCTCATCACTCGCTTTCAAGGAGCTTTGGCCTGTTATCAAGCTTTCCGTTTCATCTGGTGTTATGCTCTG TCTCGAGATCTGCTACAATACAGGGTTGCTTATTCTAGCAGGATTCATGAAAAATGCTGAGGTCTCCATTGATGCTCTATCTATATG CCTTAACATCAATGGATTAGAAATGATGATATCTCTGGGATTCTTGGCTGCAGCAAG TGTTCGGGTATCAAACGAATTGGGAAGAGGGGATTCAAAAGCGGCAAAGTTCTCAATCATGAATACAGTGCTGACTTCATTTGTCATTGGATTTGCCCTTTTTCTAGTTTTCTTATTTGTGAGAGGACGTATTGCTTACATATTTACCGACAGTCAGGAGGTGGTTGAAGCAGTTGCAAGCTTGTCACCCTTGTTGGCTGTATCAATACTATTGAACAGTATTCAACCCGTGCTCTCTG GAGTTGCTGTTGGAGCTGGGTGGCAGAGCACAGTAGCATATGTTAACATAGCCTGCTATTATCTTGTGGGAATTCCCGTTGGTGCTGTTCTTGGATATCTTTTTAATATGGGAATCAAG GGTGTTTGGGTTGGAATGTTGTTTGGAACATTTGTTCAGACTCTTGTACTCGTTGTTATCACTTATAGAACCGACTGGGACCAACAG GTAATTTTGGCACATAAACGCGTTAAAAGGTGGGGAGCAGAAGATGGTAAAGAAGGAAAACCTGCTGCATCAGATGTGTAA